GGCGCTCGCTGTGACCGACGGCCACGAAGGTGCACTTCAGCTTCGCGAGCATCGCGCCGGAGATCTCACCGGTGTACGCGCCGGACTCGTGCGCCGAGATGTCCTGGGCGCCGTACTTGATCTTCAGCTTGTCGCCGTCGACCAGGGTCTGGACCGACCGCAGGTCCACGAAGGGCGGCAGGACCGCGACCTCGACCGCGTCGTAGTCCTTGTCGGCGAGCGCGAAGGCGAGCTTCTGGGTGTGTGCGATGGCCTCGAGGTGGTTGAGGTTCATCTTCCAGTTGCCGGCCATGAGAGGGGTGCGCGTGGTCATACGGGGTCAGACCTCCAGAGCGGCGATGCCGGGGAGCGTCTTGCCCTCGAGGTATTCGAGGGAGGCGCCGCCACCGGTCGAGATGTGGCCGAAAGCGTTCTCGTCGAAGCCGAGCGTGCGCACGGCGGCGGCGGAGTCGCCGCCTCCGACGACGGTGAACGCGTCGCTGTCGACGAGGGCCTGCGCGATCGCGCGGGTGCCGCCGGCGTAGTCGGGGTGTTCGAAGACGCCCACGGGACCGTTCCAGAACACGGTCTCGGCGTCGGCGATCTTCGAGGCGTACAGCTCACGGGTCTTGGGACCGATGTCCAGACCCTCCTGGTCGGCGGGGATCTTGTCCGCGTCGACGGTGACGAAGGTCGCCGGGGTCTTGCCCTTGAGGTCGGGGAAGTCCGTGGAGGTGAGGATGTCGACCGGCAGGACCAGCTCGACACCGTTCTTCGCGGCGCGCTCCATGTACTCCTTGACGACGTCGACCTGGTCCTTCTGGAGCAGGGAGATGCCGACCTCGTAGCCCTTGGCGTAGAGGAAGGTGTACGCCATGCCGCCGCCGATGAGGATGCGGTCGGCCTTGCCGAGCAGCTGGTCGATGACGGCGAGCTTGTCGGAGACCTTGGCGCCGCCGAGGATCACGACGTAGGGGCGCTTGACCTCGTCGGTCAGCTTCTTCAGGACGGCGACCTCGGTGGCGATCAGGTAACCGGCCGCGTGCGGGAGGCGCGCGGGCAGGTCGAAGACCGAGGCGTGCTTGCGGTGGACGGCACCGAAGCCGTCGCCGACGTAGACGTCGGCCAGCTCCGCGAGCTGGTCCGCGAAGGCGCCGCGCTCGGCGTCGTCCTTCGCGGTCTCACCGGCGTTGAAGCGCAGGTTCTCGATGACGGCGACCTGGCCGTCGGCGAGGGCGGCGACCGTCTCCTTGGCGGAGGCGCCGACGGTGTCGGTGGCGAAGGCCACGTCCTGGCCGAGCAGCTCACCGAGCCGGGCGGCGGCGGGGGCCAGCGAGAAGGCCGGGTCCGGGGCGCCCTTGGGGCGGCCCAGGTGGGACGCGACGATGACGCGGGCGCCAGCGGCGGCGAGCTTCGCGATCGTCGGCTGGACGGCGCGGATGCGGCCGTCGTCCGTGATGGCCGTGCCCGCGAGCGGCACGTTCAGGTCGGCGCGGACGAAGACCCGCTTGCCGGAGACGCCCTCGGCGAGAAGTTCGTCGATCGTCTTCATGTGTATTTCTACTCCTTATCCCCATACATGGCTTTCGCCTGTGCGGAGCGAGAGGTACGAGGCAAACAACAGGGCCCGTACAGCGCTTCATCGCGCTGTCCGAGCCCTGGTGCTTCACATCGCGGTGCCTGCCCTGAAGATTAGAGCTGGCCGCCGACGAAGACGGTGAGGTCGACGAGACGGTTGGAGTAACCCCACTCGTTGTCGTACCAGCCGATGACCTTGACGCTCTTGCCCTGGACCATGGTCAGGGAAGAGTCGAAGGTGCAGGAGAACGGCCAGTTCACGATGTCGGAGGAGACGATCGCGTCCTCGGTGTAGTCGAGGATGCCCTTCAGCTGGCCCTGGGAGGCCTTCAGGAACGCGGCGTTGACCTCGTCCTTGGTCACCTCGCGCTCCAGCTCGATGACCAGGTCGGTCACGGAACCGGTCGGGACCGGGACGCGCATCGCGATGCCGTCGAGCTTGCCCGCCAGCTCCGGGATGACCAGCGCGGTGGCCTTGGCGGCACCCGTGGTGGTCGGGATGATGTTCTCGGCGGCGGCGCGGGCGCGGCGCAGGTCCGAGTGCGGGAAGTCCAGGATGCGCTGGTCGTTCGTGTACGCGTGGACCGTCGTCATCATGCCCTTGACGATGCCGAAGTTCTCCAGGAGGACCTTGGCCATCGGCGCCACGCAGTTGGTGGTGCAGGAGGCGTTGGAGATGACGTGGTGGTTGGCCGCGTCGTACTTCTCCTGGTTGACGCCCATCACGATCGTGATGTCCTCGTCCTTGGCCGGAGCCGAGATGAGGACCTTCTTCGCGCCCGCGGCGATGTGCTTCGCGGCGTCGGCCTTCTTGGTGAAGATGCCGGTCGACTCGATGACGATGTCGGCGCCCAGCTCGCCCCAGGGGAGGTTCGCGGGGTCGCGCTCGGCGAAGGTCTTGAAGGTGTTGCCGCCGACGGTGATGGTGTCGGCCGTGTGGGAGACCTCGTGCTTGAGGCGGCCCAGGATGGTGTCGTACTTGAGCAGATGCACCAGGGTCGCGTTGTCAGTCAGGTCGTTGACACCGACGATCTCGATGTCCGCTCCCTGCTCCAGGAGCGCCCGGAAGTAGTTACGGCCAATTCGGCCAAAACCATTGATGCCTACGCGGATCGTCACGAACCGATCTCCTCGTTGGTGCGCCGGCCTGTCCGCCGGCGAGCTGTATGGGATGTCCCCGACCGCTTATGACCCTACCTCTCCGTGAGCTTCGGGGTGACATCGACGGGGGCCTGACACGCCCCGGCGGCCCGTACCACGCGCTCCGGTACGGGCCGTCGGGGACTTTCTCCCCCCTCACTCAGCGTGAGCACGGGAGGGTCCGCAGGTCAGTGGTTCAGCGAGCGGAGCGCCTTACCGACGAGTACCGCTCGGTCCTTCGCGGCCGGCAGGTGCTCCAGGCCGAAGCCGAGGAGCACCGTGTTACGCGTAGTCACCGCCGCGTAGGACTTGAACAGCTCTCCGGAGCGGGACCAATCTCCCGGAACTTCGGGACTTCCGGCAGGTGCGCCCTGAGCGGTCCAGACCCCGAGCGAGGTCTCGAAGCCCTCGGCCGCCTGGTCGACGCCGCCGACCGACACCCGCGCCTCGTCCGCGAAGACCCCGCGGCCGCCGCTGCCCGGGTCCGTGATGGAGGAGAGCGAGACCTCGACGGTCTTGCCCGCGTAGGCGCTCAGGTCGAAGGAGACCTGCTTCCAGCCGCCGGAGGATCCGGTGAAGCTGTTCCAGGCACCGCTGCTGCCCTGCGCGGTGCAGCCGCCGGAGCCGAGGGTGAGGTAGTGGCGCAGGAAGGGGTGGCCGTTGATGAAGAAGCCGCCCGCGCATTCGGCCGGAACGGTGGCACTGCTCTGGCCGCCCGCCTCGGGCAGGGTGGTCCAGTCCTCGGCGCCCGTGGTGTGGGCCTCCAGGACGGCGTGGTCGTAGCCCGGCTCGGTGTCCCAGTTCAGGGCCATCTTGAGCTGCGGCTTGTCCGCGGCGCTGACCCCGGTCAGGTCGACCGTACGGACCAGGCGCTTCCAGTCGTTGTCGTTGTGGACGGCCGCGGCCATCCCGGATCCGGCGTAGGGGGCGTACGGGTTGACGACACCGTCGTACAGGCCCGCCTGGGCGCTCTTGAACTGCGGGAACCGTGCGGCGGGCAGGCTGTCGGAGGTGACGCTGTAGGCGCCGGGGCGGTCCAGCGGGTTGCCGGGGGCGCCCGGGGCGTCACCGAGCTTCCCCTTGGCCCCGGCGAGCGGGCCCGCACCGGTGAAGCCGGTCGCTCCGGTGGCGGTGCTGCGGTCGTAGGCGCCGAGGTAGTACTGGCTGAAGTCGTTGGTGACGGCGCGGCCGACCTTGGCGTTGCCGCCCGCCAGCTCGCCGGCCTCGATCAGCTTGCCGCCCTCGTTGAGGAAGTCGCGCACGGCCAGCTGGGTGGCCCCGCCGGGGGCCTGGGCGCCGGTGTAGTGGACGGCGGCGGCGAAGTGCGAGAGCACTCCGAGGTGGTGCGGGACGCCCTGGGTGGCGACGTCCCAGACGGCCGCGGTGCGGCCGTTGGCGCGCAGCGCGTCCACGTAGGTCTGGGCCTGCTGGGCCTTGGCGCCTTCCTCCGCGATCACCAGGACGTCCGCGCGGGGCCGCTCGGCCACGCTGTAGGTGAAGTGCTCGCTGGAGACCTGCCGGGAGCCGTCGCGGCCGGTGAACCAGACCTCGACCTTGTCCCCGGGCTTCGTCCCCTCCACGGAGGCGCGGTACTCGTCGAACCAGTTGTTGTCGTCGCCGCCGTAGGTCTCGCCGCCCTTCCAGGCCTTGAGGTCCTCGTCGTGGGCGCGGCCGCCGTTGATCCGGTAGTTGAGCCGCTTGTCCTTCAGCGCCTTGCGGGCGGTGACGGAGACCTTCTGGTCCTCACCGCGGGCGGCGTAGGAGGTGGTGAAGGGGTCGGTCGTGAAGTCGGCGGCGTTCAGGCCCACCGAGGAGACCGGCTTGTCCGGGTGCTCGGCGGACTGGGCGACCGAGAGGGCGAAGGGGACGTTCTTCAGGAACTCCGCCTGGATGAGCTTCTCGTCGTCCGGGAAGTTGAAGCCGGAGGCGCAGTCCTCGGACTTCCACTGGTCGTTCGGGTCGCTGTCGGAGGCGGTCTGGCAGGTGGTCATCTCCGGCGTGAACATCATGACGCCGTTGACGTTGGCCGCGTGGCCGTCCGCCTCGCCGTTGGTGGTGTACAGCTCCGAGGAGACCTGCGGGTAGTAGCCGGGGATCGCGGAGTGCTCCGGGGTGCCCGCGAGCGCCTTGTAGGTCACGTCGTCGGGGGTCGGGGTGGCGACCTGCCAGCCCACGCCGTAGAGCAGCAGCTCGGCGGCGGAGTGGTAGTTGACGGCGTAGTCGAAGCCGATGCGCTTCTCGAAGGTGTCGAGGGCCACGGTCTCGGGCTCGGACTCCGGCGTGGGGCCGCGGTAGGTCTCGCTGGAGAGGTCGGCGGAGGAACCCTCGTTGTCGTAGCCCCACTTGTAGGGGAAGTTCCGGTTGAGGTCGACTCCGTCGAGGGCGGTGTGCTTGCCGTCGCCGTTGTTGTCGCGCATGTTCTTGCGCCACAGCCGGTCGCCGTCGGGGGTGTGCGTGAAGTCGTAGCCGTCCGGGTTCGCGGAGAGGACGAACCACATCTCGGTGGAGTCGACCAGCTGGGTGACCCGCTGGTCCTTGCCGTAGTTGTCGAGGTAGTAGTGCATCAGCCGCCGGGTCATCTCCGGGGTGATCCACTCGCGGGCGTGCTGGTTGGACATGTACAGGACCGAGGGCTTGGAGCCGTCCCTGGCCTGCCGGGCGTTCTTGGTGACCTTGACGGCGAGGATGTCCTTGCCCTGGACGGTCTTGCCGATGGAGACGACTTTGGCGAGGCCGGGGTTGGTCTGGCCGGTCTTGACGATCTCCTCCTGGAGACCGCCCTTGCCGCTGTAGGGGCGGAAGACGCCGTCGCCCGCCGCCTTGACGCGCGCGGTGGCCTTGGCCGGGACCTTGCGCTCGGCGAGCTTCAGGCCCTGGGCGCCGAGCTTCTTCGCCTGGGCGGTGGTGAGGAACAGCTCCACCTTGGCGGTGCCGTGCTCCGGCGCCTGCTCGGTCAGCTCGTGGGCGTCCTGGCCCGCGGCGAGGACCAGCGGGACCTGTTCCTTGGTGATGTCGGCGTCGTAGACCCTGACCTCGTCGGCGGCGGGTCCGGCCGCCGGTCCGTTCTGGGCCTGTGCGGCCACCGGTACGGCGGCGAGTGAACCGAAGACGAGTGCGCTAGCGGCGAGGATCGATCTC
This is a stretch of genomic DNA from Streptomyces sp. NBC_00536. It encodes these proteins:
- a CDS encoding phosphoglycerate kinase, whose product is MKTIDELLAEGVSGKRVFVRADLNVPLAGTAITDDGRIRAVQPTIAKLAAAGARVIVASHLGRPKGAPDPAFSLAPAAARLGELLGQDVAFATDTVGASAKETVAALADGQVAVIENLRFNAGETAKDDAERGAFADQLAELADVYVGDGFGAVHRKHASVFDLPARLPHAAGYLIATEVAVLKKLTDEVKRPYVVILGGAKVSDKLAVIDQLLGKADRILIGGGMAYTFLYAKGYEVGISLLQKDQVDVVKEYMERAAKNGVELVLPVDILTSTDFPDLKGKTPATFVTVDADKIPADQEGLDIGPKTRELYASKIADAETVFWNGPVGVFEHPDYAGGTRAIAQALVDSDAFTVVGGGDSAAAVRTLGFDENAFGHISTGGGASLEYLEGKTLPGIAALEV
- the gap gene encoding type I glyceraldehyde-3-phosphate dehydrogenase, yielding MTIRVGINGFGRIGRNYFRALLEQGADIEIVGVNDLTDNATLVHLLKYDTILGRLKHEVSHTADTITVGGNTFKTFAERDPANLPWGELGADIVIESTGIFTKKADAAKHIAAGAKKVLISAPAKDEDITIVMGVNQEKYDAANHHVISNASCTTNCVAPMAKVLLENFGIVKGMMTTVHAYTNDQRILDFPHSDLRRARAAAENIIPTTTGAAKATALVIPELAGKLDGIAMRVPVPTGSVTDLVIELEREVTKDEVNAAFLKASQGQLKGILDYTEDAIVSSDIVNWPFSCTFDSSLTMVQGKSVKVIGWYDNEWGYSNRLVDLTVFVGGQL
- a CDS encoding M14 family metallopeptidase; this translates as MRHRARSILAASALVFGSLAAVPVAAQAQNGPAAGPAADEVRVYDADITKEQVPLVLAAGQDAHELTEQAPEHGTAKVELFLTTAQAKKLGAQGLKLAERKVPAKATARVKAAGDGVFRPYSGKGGLQEEIVKTGQTNPGLAKVVSIGKTVQGKDILAVKVTKNARQARDGSKPSVLYMSNQHAREWITPEMTRRLMHYYLDNYGKDQRVTQLVDSTEMWFVLSANPDGYDFTHTPDGDRLWRKNMRDNNGDGKHTALDGVDLNRNFPYKWGYDNEGSSADLSSETYRGPTPESEPETVALDTFEKRIGFDYAVNYHSAAELLLYGVGWQVATPTPDDVTYKALAGTPEHSAIPGYYPQVSSELYTTNGEADGHAANVNGVMMFTPEMTTCQTASDSDPNDQWKSEDCASGFNFPDDEKLIQAEFLKNVPFALSVAQSAEHPDKPVSSVGLNAADFTTDPFTTSYAARGEDQKVSVTARKALKDKRLNYRINGGRAHDEDLKAWKGGETYGGDDNNWFDEYRASVEGTKPGDKVEVWFTGRDGSRQVSSEHFTYSVAERPRADVLVIAEEGAKAQQAQTYVDALRANGRTAAVWDVATQGVPHHLGVLSHFAAAVHYTGAQAPGGATQLAVRDFLNEGGKLIEAGELAGGNAKVGRAVTNDFSQYYLGAYDRSTATGATGFTGAGPLAGAKGKLGDAPGAPGNPLDRPGAYSVTSDSLPAARFPQFKSAQAGLYDGVVNPYAPYAGSGMAAAVHNDNDWKRLVRTVDLTGVSAADKPQLKMALNWDTEPGYDHAVLEAHTTGAEDWTTLPEAGGQSSATVPAECAGGFFINGHPFLRHYLTLGSGGCTAQGSSGAWNSFTGSSGGWKQVSFDLSAYAGKTVEVSLSSITDPGSGGRGVFADEARVSVGGVDQAAEGFETSLGVWTAQGAPAGSPEVPGDWSRSGELFKSYAAVTTRNTVLLGFGLEHLPAAKDRAVLVGKALRSLNH